CGTATGGGCTTGAGGAGATAATCCACGGCATGCACTTCGAAAGCATCCAGGGCATGCTCACCGTAGGCTGTGGTGAACACGATGGCGGGAGGCGGTTCCTGGCGGGATATCAATGCGGCAGCCTCCAGCCCGTCCATACCCGGCATATGAATATCCAGGAACACCAGGTCTATCTCCTGTCGTTCACAGATTTCCACGGCCTGTTCACCATTCTCCGCTTCGGCAACCACCTGATGGCCACCCTCGAGTTCTGACAGAAGCGCACACAGGCGCTGGCGGGCCAGCCTTTCGTCATCGACCACAAGAATATTCATGCGTCCTTCTCACCTTTCACCGGAAACCAGATGCGCACCTGGTAACGATCCTCCACCATGCCCGTATGCATGCCGGCCTCCTCACCAAAGCGCACTGCCAGGCGTTGCCGGATATTCTCCAGAGCCATGTGATTCCCCTGGCGGTGAACACCCGCATCCTGCTCTGCCAGGGTATTGCTCACCGTCAGTGCCACCACATTGTTGCGGTAACGGCCGAAGATGCAGATTTCCCCACCATGCACTGCCGGTTCGATACCATGATAGACGGCATTCTCCACCAGGGGCTGTAGCAACAAGGCTGGCATGGGCGCATCCTCGGGAAGATCTTCCAGGCTCCAGGTGATCCGCAAACGTGATCCCAGGCGCTGTTGCTCCACAGCCAGATACTGCCGCGTCAGTTCCATTTCCCGCCCGACACTGGACATGCGACTTTCATCCCCGAGACTGGCGCGGAACAGGTCTGCCAAGTCCTGCAATACTTCCTCAGCCTGGCCCGGATGCTGTGGAATCAGGCTGATCACCGTATTCAGACTGTTGAACAGAAAATGCGGGCGAATGCGAGCCTGCAGTGCCTGGAAGCGGGCCCGGCTTTCCGCCAGCTCTTTTTGTTTCTGCTGATGGTTTTCGTACAGGTAGCGCAGAATCAACGCCCCCAGAATGCCACTGATACCCAAGGTGCGGATCATCAGGTCTCCCAGGGACACGCCGGGAAAATACTCCATGGGAATCAGATGTCCGGCTATCAGGCTCACCAGCAAAGCGGCCAGCATGATCAACAACCAGGCAACCAGTCCTGCCCGGCCATGAGACAGCTTTCCCAGCCAGCGCCGCAGCACGCAGATGAAGGTCGCAGCCATGAGGCCAATCCACTGCACGTACAGGGCACCCATACTGAAGTTTTCCCAAAAGGCTTGCAGATGATCCGTGGCCGCCAGGGCCAGAACCATGGCCAAAACCGTCGTGCTCACCACGACCGCAAAGAGGGTGCGCACCCCGCAGAAATCCGGGAGAAAACTCTGCTCCGTCCTGTATTCGACCTGTGCCATGATCAGTACAGTATAATGGTTACCTATTCACAACGGTATGTACTCATCCGCACAATGACTGACAAGAAACTCTGGGCCGGGCGCTTCAATCAGCCTACCGACGCCTTCGTCGAAGCTTTCACGGCGTCCGTGGAATTCGACCAGCGCCTCGCCGACTATGACATTCAGGGCTCCATCGCCCACGCCACCATGTTGGCGAAACAAGGCATGTTGAGCGAAAAGGAAAGGGACGCCATCATCGGCGGCCTGGAACGCATCCGCCAGCGCATTGCCAATGGCGACTTTCCCTGGTCCGTGGCCCTGGAAGACGTGCACATGAACATCGAGGCGGTGCTCACGGAAGACATCGGCGACGCCGGCAAGAAACTGCACACGGGGCGCTCGCGCAACGACCAGGTGGCCACGGACGTGCGCCTGTGGCTGCGGGACGAAATCGCCGCCATCCAGGCGGAGATCCGGCGCTTTCAGCTGGCCCTGGTGGAACTGGCCGAGCGCGAGGCGGACACCATACTCCCCGGCTTCACCCATTTGCAGACCGCCCAGCCGGTAACCTTCGGCCACCACATGCTGGCCTGGTTCGAAATGCTGCAACGCGATCATGGGCGCTTCGAAGACTGTGCCCGACGCATGAATCAATGCCCCCTGGGCGCGGCCGCCCTGGCAGGTACCACTTATCCCATCGACCGGGAATACAGCGCTGAACTGTTGGGTTTCGACGCCCCCTGCGCCAACTCCCTGGATGCGGTGAGCGACCGTGACTTCGCCATCGAATTCAGCGCCGCCGCCAGCATCCTCATGATGCACCTGTCACGCATGTCCGAGGAGCTGATCATCTGGTCCTCGGCCCAGTTCGGCTTCATCACCCTGTCCGACAGCTTCTGCACCGGCTCATCCATCATGCCGCAGAAAAAGAACCCCGACGTGCCGGAACTGGTGCGCGGCAAGAGTGGCCGGGTATTCGGCCACCTCATGGGGCTGCTCACCCTGATGAAATCCCAGCCCCTGGCCTACAACAAAGACAACCAGGAGGACAAGGAACCCCTGTTCGACACCGTGGACAACCTCAAGGGCTGCCTCAAGGTGTTCGCCGACATGGTGCCGGAAATCACCTGTAATGCTGAGGCCATGCGCCAGGCAGCCCTCAAGGGCTTTGCCACCGCTACGGATCTGGCCGACTATCTGGTGCGCAAGGGCATTCCTTTCCGCGATGCCCATGAAGTCGTGGGCAAGGCCGTGGCTCTGTGCGTGCAACGCAACTGCGATCTGGCCGACCTGTCACTGGAAGAATTGCGCGCCTTCAGTCCGGCCATCGGCAATGATGTGTTTGACTACCTGACCCTGGAAGGCTCGGTAGCCGCCCGCAACCATACCGGCGGCACGGCGCCCGAGCAGGTACGCAAGGCTATCGCCCGCGCCAGGGGATTGCTGGCGTGAGCAACAGCGTCCGGGTCAGCGCCACTTTCTCCTTTCGCGGCCAGTTGCTGGAACCCGAGATGCATCTCGACCTGGATCAGGCCCTGGAGCAAGGCATGAAGCCTGAAAGCCTCTATGCCCTCCTCGGCCGCCGCAACGGCATCGATCCCTATTCCTACGAATACGAGATGCTCGAAGCCGAACCCCTGGTGTTCGACCAACCGGAAGGCATCGCCGGCAATTTTGTCAATAATGGCCAGTTGGACTGGGAAGGGCTGGAAAAAGCCTGGAAAGAAGCCAATCTGATCGAGAACCTGAGCCGCATCGCCCGTACATACATGGACATCCGGGAGCTGGACGACGTTCCCGGACTCAGGGAAACACTGCTGGCCGTTCATCAAAACGCCAAACACTGAAAAGGCGCCCGAAGGCGCCTTTATGCTTAGACAGTGTTGTTATACCGCTATCAGATACCGGAGCCCTGAGCGCCAGTGAACTCGGGATAGGCTTCCATCCCGCATTCAGCCAGATCAACACCTTCGTACTCTTCCTCTTCGGATACCCGCAGGCCCATGACGATCTTGATGATCAGCCATACCACCAGGCTGGTACCAAACACCCATCCAAAGATGGTACCGGCACCGATGAGCTGGCCGGAGAAGCTGGAATCACCATTGGTGACAGGTACCAGCATCAGCCCCAGGAAGCCACATACACCGTGAACGGAGATTGCACCGACAGGATCGTCGATACGCATCTTGTCCAGGCCGAGGATGCTGAATACTACCAACGCACCACCAGCTGCACCGAACAAAGTCGCTTGAAGCACGGTAGGCGTGGACGGCTCGGCGGTGATGACCACCAAACCGGCCAATGCACCGTTGAGGGCCATGGTCAGGTCAGCCTTGCCAAACAGAATACGGGCTACAATGAGCGCGACCACTACGCCACCCGCTGCAGCGGCATTGGTGTTTACGAACACCATGGCCACGGAGTTGGCGCTGGCAATATCCCCCAACTTGAGTACAGAACCGCCATTGAAGCCAAACCACCCGAACCACAGGATGAAGGTACCCAGAGTCGCCAGGGGCAGGTTGGCGCCGGGAATGGGACGAATCTCACCGTTGGGGCCGTACTTGCCTTTACGTGCACCAAGAAGCAATACACCCGACAAGGCAGCAGCAGCACCAGCCATGTGTACGATGCCGGAACCGGCAAAGTCGGACCAGCCCAGGTCACCCAGGGTATACAGGCCAAATACAGAAGAGCTGCCCCAGGTCCAGGAACCTTCCATTGGGTAGATAAAGCCGGTCATGACCACGGCAAAGGTCAGGAAGGCCCATAGTTTCATACGCTCAGCCACGGCGCCAGAGACGATAGACATGGCGGTGGCCACGAACACGACCTGAAAGAAGAAATCGGAAGCAGTGGAATAAACCGAACCACCGCCAAAGCCGTCTTCACGACCCGCCATGGCTTTGATGGCATCAGGCACCAGGGTCTCGCTACCGGCAAGACCACTCAGCAGATACTCGCCACCGTACATAATGGCGTAACCGGACACCATATACATAATGCAGGAAATGGCGAACAGGGCAATGTTCTTGGTGAGAATTTCCACGGTGTTCTTGGAACGCACCAAACCGGCCTCCAACATGGAGAAGCCTGCTGCCA
This sequence is a window from Thiolapillus brandeum. Protein-coding genes within it:
- a CDS encoding sensor histidine kinase; this encodes MAQVEYRTEQSFLPDFCGVRTLFAVVVSTTVLAMVLALAATDHLQAFWENFSMGALYVQWIGLMAATFICVLRRWLGKLSHGRAGLVAWLLIMLAALLVSLIAGHLIPMEYFPGVSLGDLMIRTLGISGILGALILRYLYENHQQKQKELAESRARFQALQARIRPHFLFNSLNTVISLIPQHPGQAEEVLQDLADLFRASLGDESRMSSVGREMELTRQYLAVEQQRLGSRLRITWSLEDLPEDAPMPALLLQPLVENAVYHGIEPAVHGGEICIFGRYRNNVVALTVSNTLAEQDAGVHRQGNHMALENIRQRLAVRFGEEAGMHTGMVEDRYQVRIWFPVKGEKDA
- the argH gene encoding argininosuccinate lyase, whose protein sequence is MTDKKLWAGRFNQPTDAFVEAFTASVEFDQRLADYDIQGSIAHATMLAKQGMLSEKERDAIIGGLERIRQRIANGDFPWSVALEDVHMNIEAVLTEDIGDAGKKLHTGRSRNDQVATDVRLWLRDEIAAIQAEIRRFQLALVELAEREADTILPGFTHLQTAQPVTFGHHMLAWFEMLQRDHGRFEDCARRMNQCPLGAAALAGTTYPIDREYSAELLGFDAPCANSLDAVSDRDFAIEFSAAASILMMHLSRMSEELIIWSSAQFGFITLSDSFCTGSSIMPQKKNPDVPELVRGKSGRVFGHLMGLLTLMKSQPLAYNKDNQEDKEPLFDTVDNLKGCLKVFADMVPEITCNAEAMRQAALKGFATATDLADYLVRKGIPFRDAHEVVGKAVALCVQRNCDLADLSLEELRAFSPAIGNDVFDYLTLEGSVAARNHTGGTAPEQVRKAIARARGLLA
- a CDS encoding ammonium transporter, with product MENNIFELQYAMDTFYFLVMGALVMWMAAGFSMLEAGLVRSKNTVEILTKNIALFAISCIMYMVSGYAIMYGGEYLLSGLAGSETLVPDAIKAMAGREDGFGGGSVYSTASDFFFQVVFVATAMSIVSGAVAERMKLWAFLTFAVVMTGFIYPMEGSWTWGSSSVFGLYTLGDLGWSDFAGSGIVHMAGAAAALSGVLLLGARKGKYGPNGEIRPIPGANLPLATLGTFILWFGWFGFNGGSVLKLGDIASANSVAMVFVNTNAAAAGGVVVALIVARILFGKADLTMALNGALAGLVVITAEPSTPTVLQATLFGAAGGALVVFSILGLDKMRIDDPVGAISVHGVCGFLGLMLVPVTNGDSSFSGQLIGAGTIFGWVFGTSLVVWLIIKIVMGLRVSEEEEYEGVDLAECGMEAYPEFTGAQGSGI